The Pyrus communis chromosome 2, drPyrComm1.1, whole genome shotgun sequence genome includes a window with the following:
- the LOC137725738 gene encoding probable polyamine transporter At1g31830: MKHRNLPIRQSNPKMSDNNVAEYVGLGEGSSHDLNKYQKVSIIPLVFLIFYEVSGGPFGVEDSVQAAGPLLALLGFLVFAIIWSVPEALITAEMGTMFPENGGYVVWVSSALGPYWGFQQGWVKWLSGVIDNALYPVLFLDYLKSAIPALESGLPRTIAVLVLTAMLTYMNYRGMTIVGWAATLLGVFSLLPFIFMGFIAIPELNPSNWFVVNLETVNWTMYLNTLFWNLNYWDSISTLAGEVENPGTTLPKSLFYALILVVVGYIFPLLIGTGAVPVERELWSDGYFADIAKMLGGVWLRTWVLAASALSNMGMFVAEMSSDSFQLLGMAERGMLPSIFAKRSRYGTPLTGILFSASGVILLSFLSFQEIVAAENYLYCFGMIMEFIAFVKLRMKHPAASRPFKIPVGTVGAILICIPPTLLIFVVLALATPKVMVISIAAMIIGLLLQPCIEYTKNKRWFNFSTKSDLPDFHNAYDQCSIVA, from the exons ATG AAACATAGAAACTTACCTATTAGGCAAAGTAATCCTAAAATGTCGgacaacaatgttgctgagtatgTTGGTTTGGGGGAAGGATCCTCGCACGACTTAAATAAGTATCAAAAGGTTTCAATTATACCTCTTGTCTTCTTGATCTTCTACGAGGTTTCAGGAGGTCCATTTGGTGTCGAAGATAGTGTCCAGGCAGCTGGTCCCCTTTTAGCCCTCCTTGGTTTTCTGGTTTTTGCCATCATATGGAGTGTTCCAGAGGCATTGATAACTGCAGAAATGGGTACTATGTTCCCCGAGAATGGGGGATATGTTGTTTGGGTCTCATCAGCTTTGGGTCCGTACTGGGGCTTTCAGCAAGGATGGGTAAAATGGCTCAGTGGGGTGATTGATAACGCTCTATACCCTGTTCTGTTTCTTGACTATCTCAAATCAGCAATTCCGGCTTTAGAGAGCGGTCTCCCAAGGACAATTGCCGTGTTGGTTTTGACAGCAATGCTTACTTACATGAACTACAGGGGTATGACAATAGTGGGTTGGGCTGCTACCTTACTGGGGGTGTTTTCACTTCTTCCCTTCATATTCATGGGATTTATAGCAATCCCCGAACTAAATCCTTCAAATTGGTTTGTGGTAAATCTGGAGACTGTGAATTGGACTATGTACTTGAACACGCTGTTTTGGAATCTTAATTACTGGGATTCAATTAGTACTCTTGCAGGGGAGGTGGAAAACCCTGGTACAACTCTTCCTAAATCTCTCTTTTATGCTCTTATCTTGGTTGTGGTTGGATACATTTTCCCTCTTCTGATTGGTACCGGAGCTGTTCCAGTAGAACGTGAACTATGGTCAGACGGGTATTTCGCAGATATTGCTAAAATGCTTGGAGGTGTATGGTTAAGAACCTGGGTCCTGGCAGCTTCTGCTTTGTCAAACATGGGTATGTTTGTGGCTGAAATGAGCAGCGACTCCTTTCAACTTTTGGGTATGGCAGAACGTGGGATGCTTCCTTCAATCTTTGCCAAAAGATCTCGTTATGGCACTCCACTTACCGGAATCTTATTCTCTGCATCCGGTGTAATCTTGCTTTCCTTTTTGAGCTTCCAAGAGATCGTAGCTGCTGAGAACTACTTGTATTGCTTTGGAATGATTATGGAATTCATCGCATTTGTGAAGTTGAGGATGAAACACCCGGCTGCATCGCGGCCTTTTAAGATACCGGTTGGTACAGTGGGAGCAATTTTGATCTGCATTCCTCCGACGCTGTTAATCTTTGTAGTTTTAGCTCTTGCTACTCCAAAGGTAATGGTTATTAGCATCGCTGCCATGATCATCGGGCTTCTTCTGCAGCCTTGTATCGAGTACACGAAAAACAAGAGGTGGTTTAATTTCTCCACGAAATCTGACCTTCCAGATTTCCACAATGCATATGATCAGTGTAGTATTGTAGCATGA
- the LOC137726398 gene encoding serine/threonine protein phosphatase 2A 57 kDa regulatory subunit B' beta isoform-like, whose protein sequence is MGVQNNSPRPSPRRKSTTLQHLFDLDAKSASDSKTIIGSQSSSSLENEEILSAISICNFIFTFTDPSECPTQQELKRQKLLQLLSIVKSSKKPLHDQVMTSLISMISLNLFRPLPPPSNPTYAMDFPDDEDPISTFSPVWSHLQLVYDILIRLVINSDPKLLRGYIDNQFVVNLLALFQSEDPRERNSLKNVYHRIYSRFTFYRSSMRKSMNDVFLHYVFETERHCGIRELLEIWGSIINGFTVPLKEEHKLFLMRVLIPFHKTKGLQGYHRQLAYCVSQFVQKEPVLGGIVVRGILRYWPMTNCQKEVLLIGELEELVENIDPDQYRKLALPLCIQITRCLNSWNSQVAERALYVWNNEQFVKMISVAMEEVFPVVVEGMEKNLKWHWSKSVRQLTENVKVMLEEMDPVLYSKCLEEIELRESKANQAELKRKEKWDRIEMAAAAKHQFLQPQHFMCVSH, encoded by the exons atgggaGTTCAAAACAACAGTCCAAGACCTTCCCCAAGAAGAAAATCTACAACCCTTCAACACTTGTTTGATCTCGATGCCAAAAGCGCTTCTGACAGCAAAACTATTATTGGCAGTCAATCTTCTTCCAGTTTGGAAAATGAAGAAATCCTGTCAGCAATCTCcatctgcaacttcatcttcaCCTTCACCGATCCGAGCGAATGCCCTACGCAACAAGAACTTAAAAGACAGAAGCTTTTGCAGCTTCTTTCGATTGTCAAATCCTCGAAAAAGCCTCTGCatgatcaagtcatgacgtctCTCATTTCCATGATATCGTTGAACCTTTTCCGGCCTCTCCCTCCTCCTTCCAATCCCACATATGCCATGGACTTTCCCGACGATGAAGACCCCATTTCCACCTTTTCCCCTGTGTGGTCACACCTGCAGTTAGTCTACGACATACTCATCCGCCTTGTGATTAACAGTGATCCTAAGTTACTCAGAGGCTACATTGACAACCAGTTTGTTGTCAACCTCCTTGCCCTCTTCCAATCAGAAGACCCGAGAGAGCGCAACAGCTTGAAGAATGTGTACCATAGAATATATTCTCGATTCACATTCTACCGTTCGTCCATGAGGAAATCGATGAACGATGTGTTCTTGCACTATGTGTTTGAGACAGAGCGGCATTGTGGGATCAGAGAGTTGCTTGAGATATGGGGAAGCATAATCAATGGCTTCACCGTGCCGCTGAAGGAAGAGCACAAGCTGTTTTTGATGAGAGTGCTTATTCCTTTCCACAAGACCAAGGGGTTGCAGGGCTACCACAGGCAGCTGGCTTATTGTGTGTCGCAATTTGTGCAGAAGGAGCCCGTACTTGGCGGAATTGTGGTGAGAGGAATTCTGAGGTATTGGCCCATGACGAATTGCCAGAAGGAGGTTTTGCTGATTGGGGAGCTGGAGGAGCTGGTGGAGAATATTGACCCTGATCAGTATAGGAAGTTGGCCCTGCCTCTGTGCATACAGATAACAAGATGCTTGAACAGTTGGAACTCACAG GTAGCAGAGAGAGCCCTCTATGTTTGGAACAATGAGCAGTTTGTGAAGATGATATCAGTGGCAATGGAGGAAGTGTTTCCAGTCGTGGTTGAAGGCATGGAGAAGAACTTGAAGTGGCATTGGAGCAAAAGCGTCCGGCAACTGACAGAAAACGTGAAGGTGATGCTCGAAGAAATGGATCCAGTTTTGTACTCCAAATGCCTGGAAGAAATTGAGCTAAGAGAATCCAAGGCCAACCAAGCAGAACTCAAGAGGAAGGAGAAATGGGACCGAATAGAAATGGCTGCAGCAGCCAAGCATCAGTTCCTCCAACCACAACATTTCATGTGTGTTTCTCACTAA
- the LOC137725018 gene encoding transportin-1-like, producing the protein MAATGPWQPKEEGFAAICGLLEQQISHSASSADKSQIWQQLQHYSQFPDFNNYLAFILARAEGKSVEVRQAAGLLLKNNLKNAYTSMAPAYQQYIKSELLPCLGAADRHVRSTVGTIVTVVVQLEGILGWPELLQALVNCLDSNDLNHMEGAMDALSKICEDIPQLLDSDVPGLPERPINVFFPRLLKFFQSPHASLRKLSLGSVNQYIMLMPAALHASMDQYLQGLFILANDPSSEVRKLVSAAFVQLIEVRPTFLEPHLRNVIEYMLQVNKDTEEEVALEACEFWSAYCEAQLPPENLIEFLPRLIPILLSNMVYSDDDESLADAEEDGSVPDRDQDIKPRFHSSRLHGSDNVEDDDDDIVGIWNLRKCSAAALDILSNVFGDEILPTLMPFVQAKLATSDDETWKGREAAVLSLGAIAEGCISGLYPHLNEIIAFLIPLLDDKFPLIRSISCWTLSRFSKFIVQGAGHQKGYEQFDKVLVGLLRRILDNNKRVQEAACSAFATLEEEAAEELAPRLEMILQHLMCAFGKYQRRNLRIVYDAIGTLADAVGGELNQPTYLEILMPPLIAKWQQLSNSDKDLFPLLECFTSISQALGAGFSQFAEPVFQRCISIIESQQLSKVQAKINPVPSGVPYDKEFIVCSLDLLSGLAEGLGSGIESLVSQSNLRDLLLQCCTDDASDVRQSGFALLGDLARVCPVHLQPRLPEFLDIAAKQLNTPKLQETVSVANNACWAIGELAVKVRQEISPIVLTVISCLVQILQHAEELNKSLIENSAITLGRLAWVCPELVAPHMEHFMQRWCIALSMIRDDVEKEDAFRGLCALVRTNPSGALNSLIYLCNAIASWHEIRSEELHNEVHQVLHGYKQMLTNGGAWDQCMSALVPPVKEKLSKIYQV; encoded by the exons ATGGCGGCAACCGGCCCGTGGCAGCCCAAGGAAGAAGGGTTCGCGGCGATCTGCGGGCTGCTGGAGCAGCAGATTTCGCATTCGGCTTCCTCCGCTGACAAGTCTCAGATTTGGCAGCAGCTCCAGCACTACTCTCAGTTCCCCGATTTCAACAACTACCTTGCGTTCATTCTTGCACGTGCCGAG GGTAAATCGGTGGAGGTTCGACAGGCAGCGGGATTGCTTTTGAAGAATAATCTTAAAAATGCTTATACTTCCATGGCTCCTGCATACCAGCAATATATAAAATCGGAATTGTTGCCTTGCTTAGGAGCAGCAGACAGACACGTCAGATCTACAGTTGGGACCATTGTAACCGTTGTTGTTCAGCTAGAGGGAATTTTGGGGTGGCCTGAACTATTGCAAGCTCTTGTAAATTGTTTAGACAGTAATGACCTAAATCACATGGAAGGTGCTATGGACGCATTATCCAAG ATTTGTGAGGATATACCTCAACTGCTTGATTCAGATGTACCTGGATTGCCTGAACGTCCCATCAACGTTTTCTTTCCAAGATTACTTAAG TTTTTCCAATCGCCACATGCATCACTTAGAAAGCTTTCCTTGGGTTCTGTAAATCAATATATTATGTTGATGCCAGCT GCGTTGCATGCATCTATGGATCAATATCTTCAAGGTTTGTTTATCCTTGCTAATGACCCGTCTTCAGAAGTGAGGAAATTG GTTAGTGCCGCATTTGTCCAACTAATTGAAGTCCGTCCGACATTCTTGGAG CCACATTTGAGGAATGTAATTGAATACATGTTGCAAGTCAACAAGGACACTGAGGAAGAAGTGGCTCTTGAAGCCTGTGAATTTTG GTCTGCATATTGTGAAGCTCAGTTACCGCCTGAGAACTTAATAGAGTTTTTGCCACGCCTAATTCCG ATTTTGTTATCAAACATGGTTTATTCTGATGACGATGAGTCCCTTGCTGATGCTGAG GAGGATGGATCTGTCCCAGACCGTGATCAG GATATCAAACCTCGGTTTCATTCATCACGGCTTCATGGATCTGATAACGTGGAAGATGAT GATGATGATATTGTTGGTATATGGAATTTACGCAAATGCAGTGCAGCAGCTCTCGATATCCTGTCAAATGTGTTTGGCGATGAGATTCTCCCAACGTTGATGCCGTTTGTTCAG GCCAAGTTGGCCACCAGTGATGATGAAACCTGGAAAGGAAGGGAAGCTGCTGTTTTGTCTCTAGGTGCCATAGCTGAAGGTTGCATTAGTGGTCTTTATCCTCATTTGAATGAG ATTATTGCATTTTTAATCCCCCTTTTGGACGATAAGTTTCCACTTATAAGGAGTATTTCTTGTTGGACACTTTCTCGTTTCAGCAAGTTCATTGTTCAG GGTGCCGGACATCAAAAAGGTTATGAGCAATTTGACAAGGTTCTTGTGGGTCTATTAAGAAGAATATTAGATAATAACAAGCGGGTGCAAGAAGCTGCTTGCTCTGCTTTTGCAACACTAGAAGAG GAGGCAGCAGAAGAGTTGGCACCACGCTTGGAAATGATTTTACAACACCTTATGTGTGCTTTTGGGAAATATCAG AGGAGGAACCTCAGAATTGTATACGATGCTATTGGAACTCTAGCAGATGCTGTCGGGGGAGAGTTGAATCAG CCCACTTATCTTGAAATTCTGATGCCACCATTAATTGCAAAGTGGCAACAACTTTCAAATTCAGATAAAGATCTGTTTCCATTGCTAGAGTGCTTTACTTCTATATCACAG GCATTGGGTGCTGGGTTCTCTCAGTTTGCTGAACCTGTATTTCAGAGATGCATAAGCATCATCGAGTCCCAACAACTCTCAAAGGTTCAGGCAAAG ATCAATCCTGTACCTTCCGGGGTCCCGTATGATAAAGAATTTATTGTTTGTTCTCTTGATCTGCTCTCTGGACTTGCAGAAGGTCTTGGCAGTGGGATAGAGAGTTTG GTTTCACAAAGCAATTTGAGGGACCTGCTTTTGCAATGTTGCACGGATGATGCTTCGGATGTCCGGCAGAGTGGATTTGCACTACTTGGGGATCTTGCAAGA GTATGCCCAGTTCACTTGCAACCTCGTTTGCCAGAATTTCTTGATATCGCAGCCAAGCAACTG AATACTCCTAAGCTGCAAGAAACTGTTTCAGTTGCAAACAATGCATGTTGGGCCATTGGAGAATTAGCAGTTAAG GTTCGTCAGGAAATTTCTCCAATTGTTCTGACAGTTATCTCTTGCTtagttcaaatccttcaacatgCAGAG GAGCTGAACAAGTCACTAATTGAAAACAGTGCTATCACCCTTGGGAGGCTTGCGTGGGTCTGTCCAGAGCTTGTGGCTCCCCATATGGAGCATTTCATGCAACGATGGTGCATTGCTTTGTCAAT GATACGTGATGATGTAGAAAAGGAGGATGCCTTCCGAGGTCTCTGTGCTTTG GTTAGAACCAATCCATCCGGAGCATTGAATTCACTCATTTATCTGTGCAATGCTATTGCAAGTTGGCAT GAAATACGGAGCGAAGAGCTTCATAATGAAGTTCACCAGGTGTTGCATGGTTATAAGCAG ATGCTTACGAATGGAGGAGCGTGGGACCAATGTATGTCTGCCTTGGTGCCACCAGTGAAGGAAAAGCTTTCAAAAATATACCAAGTGTAG
- the LOC137725581 gene encoding uncharacterized protein, translated as MDVEVDHYKVLGLPSGEEGAKLTENDIKKAYRAKALVLHPDKRPDDPDAPANFQSLMSSYEILKDEKARKLFDDLLRVKRDQQRRHLERDAKRQRMVSDLEARERSAFAPDAAARDRAEEERIARKLKEEIERIRKKHAKKGAATAAAPKRETGGVGKENAGGAKMGLDEEKMLKVSWENVGEGYTAERLRGFFSEFGKVEDIVIRGKKKRGSALVVMATKDAAVAATGTLLGDLSNPLLVIPLKPVSVTDAPPVQRPEEPDRLNNLVGAGYQSFEDSVLEKLKKAGQKDK; from the exons ATGGATGTCGAGGTTGATCACTATAAGGTTCTCGGCTTACCTTCCGGCGAGGAAGGCGCCAAGCTTACAGAGAATGATATTAAAAAGGCATATAGAGCGAAGGCTTTGGTGTTGCACCCAGACAAGAGGCCCGATGATCCCGATGCCCCGGCCAACTTCCAGAGTCTCATGTCATCCTATGAGATACTCAAGGATGAGAAGGCCAGGAAATTGTTTGATGATTTACTCAGAGTTAAGAGGGACCAGCAGCGCCGCCATTTGGAGCGCGATGCCAAGCGACAAAGGATGGTCTCTGATCTTGAAGCAAGAGAACGATCTGCCTTTGCTCCGGATGCGGCTGCCAGAGATAGAGCAGAAGAGGAGAGAATCGCTAGGAAGCttaaagaagagattgagagaaTACGCAAAAAGCATGCGAAGAAAGGGGCGGCAACTGCTGCTGCTCCTAAGAGAGAGACTGGTGGAGTTGGCAAGGAAAATGCGGGTGGTGCGAAGATGGGGTTGGATGAGGAGAAGATGCTTAAAGTTTCATGGGAAAATGTTGGTGAAGGTTATACGGCAGAGAGGTTGAGAGGTTTTTTCTCGGAGTTCGGCAAGGTTGAAGATATTGTCATCAGGGGCAAGAAGAAGAGAGGTTCGGCTCTTGTTGTGATGGCGACTAAAGATGCAGCT GTTGCTGCAACAGGAACTCTGTTAGGTGATCTTTCTAATCCATTGCTGGTTATACCTCTTAAACCAGTTTCAGTGACTGATGCTCCACCGGTTCAGAGGCCTGAGGAGCCAGATCGACTTAATAATTTGGTTGGGGCTGGATATCAATCATTTGAAGATTCTGTTTTGGAGAAACTCAAAAAG GCTGGGCAGAAGGACAAATAG
- the LOC137726508 gene encoding probable hexosyltransferase MUCI70 codes for MDKESPRSVSFRTHRRGERSNLNQHSKDVEEGFPLGRVPQDYPMKIVWKKGFIRLVLVGGILWMLLILLASLFHVWSCQSSISFFSAMCNKESKVFSMLDSLGFVPKGQSQHRCPIPVVSDPDKIKIPKGRTPDEIVKNLTYVLEDEILPGGTQSSPLFGGHQNWTQREESFRLKSDMKVHCGFIRNGGAEMAPADIKYAKKCRFVVASGIFDGYDVPHQPSDLSPRSKKLFCFLMAVDETSLNFIKENVTVREDNDGGKWVGIWRLVLLKHPPYDEPRRNGKVPKILTHRLYPNAQYSIWIDGKMELMVDPLQILERYLWRGKHTFAISQHKHHRSIYEEADANKRRKRYARPLIDLHMKIYRYEGLESWDPTKKTVSDVPEGAIIIREHTAMSNLFSCLWFNEVHLFTPRDQLSFGYVVYRLGGLFKFFMFPNCEYNSLFVLHPHIREHSSRIEWVTSWNQLKGNGTISNKGKDWDQANAKNGLIESRGGLGLWTPYPANLDSVVLPPVARTSKAG; via the exons ATGGATAAAGAGAGTCCGCGGTCTGTGTCTTTTCGCACACATCGTAGGGGAGAAAGGAGTAATTTAAACCAACACAGTAAAG ATGTTGAAGAGGGATTTCCTCTGGGAAGGGTGCCGCAGGATTATCCCATGAAGATCGTTTGGAAGAAGGGCTTTATTCGATTGGTTCTTGTAGGTGGCATTTTGTGGATGCTACTAATTCTCCTCGCATCATTATTTCATGTTTGGTCCTGCCAGTCTTCTATCTCTTTCTTCTCAG CTATGTGTAACAAAGAGAGCAAGGTCTTCTCCATGTTAGACTCCCTGGGGTTTGTACCAAAAGGACAATCGCAACACC GCTGTCCGATTCCTGTTGTCAGTGATCCTGATAAGATAAAAATTCCAAAGGGAAGAACTCCTGATGAAATTGTCAAAAACTTAACCTATGTTTTGGAAGATGAGATTTTGCCTGGCGGAACTCAGTCATCCCCACTATTCGGAGGACATCAAAATTGGACACAGAGAGAGGAGAGTTTTAGACTAAAATCAGACATGAAG GTGCACTGTGGTTTTATTCGAAACGGTGGTGCTGAAATGGCTCCTGCAGACATCAAATATGCCAAGAAATGTAGGTTTGTGGTTGCATCAGGCATTTTTGATGGTTATGATGTTCCCCATCAACCTTCAGATTTAAGTCCTCGTTCTAAGAAGCTCTTCTGTTTTCTCATGGCGGTCGATGAAACATCTCTTAATTTTATCAAGGAAAATGTCACTGTCAGAGAGGATAATGATGGGGGAAAATGGGTTGGTATCTGGCGTCTTGTTTTGTTGAAGCATCCGCCATATGATGAGCCAAGAAGGAATGGGAAGGTCCCCAAGATATTAACCCACCGCTTGTACCCTAACGCACAGTATAGCATTTGGATCGATGGTAAAATGGAGCTCATGGTTGATCCATTGCAAATTTTAGAAAG ATATTTATGGCGTGGGAAGCATACATTTGCCATTTCTCAGCACAAGCACCATCGCAGTATATACGAGGAGGCTGATGCAAACAAGCGGAGGAAGCGATATGCTCGACCTCTTATTGATCTACACATGAAAATTTATCGTTATGAGGGTTTGGAGTCGTGGGATCCAACCAAGAAAACCGTTAGTG ATGTACCAGAGGGTGCCATTATCATACGGGAACATACTGCGATGAGTAATTTGTTTAGCTGCTTGTGGTTCAATGAGGTCCACCTCTTCACACCAAGAGACCAACTGAGTTTTGGTTATGTTGTGTACCGGTTAGGGGGTTTGTTTAAGTTCTTTATGTTTCCGAATTGCGAGTACAATTCCCTGTTTGTGTTGCATCCACACATAAGGGAGCATTCTTCTCGTATAGAGTGGGTAACAAGTTGGAATCAGCTCAAGGGGAATGGAACTATTTCGAATAAGGGTAAAGATTGGGACCAGGCCAATGCGAAAAATGGTTTGATAGAAAGTAGGGGAGGCTTAGGCCTGTGGACTCCTTACCCTGCAAATCTTGATTCAGTTGTCCTACCCCCTGTGGCAAGAA